In the genome of Doryrhamphus excisus isolate RoL2022-K1 chromosome 11, RoL_Dexc_1.0, whole genome shotgun sequence, one region contains:
- the ccdc113 gene encoding coiled-coil domain-containing protein 113, with protein MEEKLSLMETTVPQEQQELVDARIQQLQCSIAALLAENEMFECFITGLDPESLGETRTPQLDCVSQCNLPDGPLQLTLDQKLSVAQQEVAQVIQDKEKHKQTFEKMKDRYKASLKETAQQRADIRKAKNELEDRLVTPMMKVSNTREPEKVLQYIRSKQDTQCQTLKLKIQALKVQQKRLQQQLQEKRDLGKAGHEDIFLEYDEPMTDINVGDLRVKLLQAQRVLNSHKEMLQDVTQESVELSSDITRRKEMLQKTEEDMLRAEEERLKTEVLNKHLRHQMSEYQAPGVAQYMHAKNEHKKLQQNIRTLQRNVDVAEVRRVSRASFIVVRYLIYFGIASLLFCPDDFED; from the exons ATGGAGGAAAAACTGTCCCTAATGGAGACAACAGTCCCACAGGAGCAACAAGAACTCGTCGACGCCCGGATTCAACAACTACA ATGTTCCATTGCAGCACTCTTGGCAGAGAATGAGatgtttgaatgttttatcaccGGCCTGGACCCTGAGAGTCTGGGAGAGACCAGAACCCCTCAGCTGGACTGTGTG AGTCAGTGCAACTTGCCCGATGGCCCTTTGCAACTGACGTTGGACCAGAAACTCAGCGTGGCGCAGCAGGAAGTCGCACAGGTGATACAAGACAAGGAGAAACACAAACAGACATTTGAGAAAATGAAGGACAGGTACAAG GCCTCCCTTAAAGAAACAGCGCAACAGCGAGCGGACATCCGGAAGGCTAAGAATGAACTGGAAGACCGACTCGTCACACCAATGATGAAAGTGTCCAACACGAGAGAACCAGAGAAGGTGCTCCAGTACATCAGGAGTAAG CAGGACACGCAGTGTCAGACTTTAAAACTGAAGATCCAAGCCCTGAAGGTGCAGCAGAAGAGGCTccagcagcagctgcaggaGAAGAGAGACCTGGGAAAAGCAGGACACGAG GACATCTTCTTGGAGTACGATGAACCCATGACAGACATCAACGTTGGAGATCTCCGGGTTAAACTTTTACAAGCTCAACGTGTCCTCAACTCTCACAAG GAGATGCTTCAGGATGTGACGCAGGAGTCCGTAGAGCTCAGCAGCGACATCACCAGAAGAAAGGAGATGTTACAGAAAACGGAGGAGGACATGCTACGTGCTGAAGAG GAGCGTTTAAAGACCGAGGTCCTCAACAAGCATCTCCGCCACCAAATGTCGGAGTACCAGGCGCCCGGCGTCGCTCAGTACATGCACGCCAAAAACGAGCACAAGAAGCTGCAGCAGAACATCCGCACTTTGCAGAGGAACGTCGATGTTGCTGAGGTGAGGCGGGTTTCTCGGGCGTCATTTATCGTTGTACGGTATTTGATATATTTCGGTATTGCGTCCCTTCTGTTCTGCCCAGATGACTTCGAAGACTAA